The sequence GCTGATACTAATAAGCCATCACACCTCCATAGGCTTGCCTTTAtatgcctgtctctctctgtccatccctCCATTTCTCCTTCCATCTGTCACCCAGCGGCTCTCGCCTGCAcgtctatctgtctctctgtctatttCTGCTAATCTTTGCATTTACCATCAAGCccgcatttttttttcagttccagtgtaaaaaatgtaagtgcTAATATATAAACCATTATTGTGTCTATTTCTccacccatttttttttctgcttatctGTTCCTTTGAgatacatgcattcatttcagtagATGTGTATCTGTTGTAGTGTTATGAGTATATATGTTCCTTTGGCCTGGTATTTTTATTGTGTGAGCAGTTAAAGGTTTTGTGCAAGCGTCTGCATATAGCTTAAacttaaatatttgaaatactaTAGAAGCACCCTTACTCTCTCCTTACACTGGTGGAAAATACTATTTCTCCACATTTTTATTCCATgtgtcatttctttattcatatACTATGTATGGCATTTACAAATCTAATTTTAGAAATTAGAAATGTACATATAACAATGGAACGGTGAAATGATGAAGCTTGCATGCATTTGTACTTAACTGTCCAGCACAGCAATGGGGTTATTCTTGATTACTGCAAAATAGGAAGTaggcttttttatttgttcttgaCTTAGCCAAGTGCTCTTGAATTTTCCCCTGTGTTCTTTGAAGTCAACTTGAGGAAACATATACTGTTTGACTAGTGgatatgtataaataatgaaaaaaataagtacTTAACTATAAAAAGTCAATATATTACAAAGTactaaaatacagaaataacataCACCTAACTGATAAAAGAGTGAGTTCAACAAATCTATATACTGCtgtaaattagttttttttttttaatctgaataaGATTTTCTACACAACAGCTTTTACAGGAATGTCAAAAATGACACCAGTATAGTAACAAGCAGTTTTAGTGTAATATATTAGGTAATTAGTTCGTTCTGACAGTAACCGCTCACAACTTACTCCTGACTGAGACGGCTAATGAACAAACTTTTGACTCTCTCAGGACTAATCCTGGTTTAAAACCTCTTAAAACCTCgtaaaatcttaaaaatctCTATATAATCATCTTTAACTACACTACTTTGAGGGTATTTCATGTGCAGTGATTTCTTCCTTTTGAAAACTCTGAAATAGACCTATATAAATAGAAACATATATTGTCTTTATTTACTCTCATCTAACCCAGATCTGAGTCATTACCACAGGGTGCacttatatataattataatataattatataaatatacattataatTGGGCTAATTTGCAGTagcagtgtctctgtgtccatTGTATTACAAAGAATCTATGTGACTCcacatgatgtcattgtttctCTGTGATGTAATTCCATTTAGAATCTGTAAGCAGTGTTGAATTTTATCATAATGCTTTGGTAGAGTTTTTGAATTCTTCAATGAATAGTTGTAATAGAATGTGATAATAGGAAATGTGCATTCGTTGTTACAATTATACATAAACTGTCACCACTAAAAAAGGTTTAAGGTAAAATTCAGAGTTAGTTTCTTCACCTGACTCTGACCTTATAAAGGACCTTAGGAAATGTTTTCGTCACCTCTGATGTctcatgctgtgtttgtgtgtgtacatatctgTGGGACAGTATGAAAGGAGACACCCCAGTGAACAGCACTATGAGTGTCGGTCAGGCCAGGAAGCtggtggagcagctgaagaTTGAGGCCAGTATGTGCCGGATCAAGGTGAGAATAGCCACACCACCCCTGTGCCTTATGTCCTGCTTGTGCCTCTGTGTCGTGCCTTGTTTTTCAGGTTATCATTCACGTGTCTGTGTCTATACTCCTTCATTACATATCTCAGTTacaatatgtttatttaaaatctaCTTTTCATCAGCATGAATACTTGGTGCTGTGTTGAgtaacattatttaaattatgtcaGCATAAAAAGAGTTTTAAATAGGTGTGGAAAATAATTAAGAATTATCTTTTGTTATTCGCTTCATTCACGTACTATTATTGAgcaaccattttaaaatgtcatttcatatccACTTACAATGTGCTTGCTGGAGCTACTCTAGTAACATATGTGGGTTAAAGGGTGTAGGTATGTACTGATGGGTGGCAGTTTTGCATAGGATGAGCAGGGTTTGCAACCAAAATgatgctggttcaattccttgctggggcactgctcctgtacccttgggcaaggtacttaacccacaattgcctcagtaaatatacagttatatgaatgaataacatgtaaaagttgtaacatatgtaagttgctctggataagagcatctgctaaataacaataatgtaatgtaattgtggGAAAGAAGAGAGACAATCAAGCTGTGTGAtctagtggttaggagcagggctcataaccaaaagttgcgtgtttgattccctgctggagaactgctattgtacccttgggtgtGTTACGTATCCCATAGTTAcccacagtaaatattcagtcgGATAAATGGATAAGCCTATGTCAGTTACACTGGAAAAGAGTGCCTGTTAAATGAGAATACTGTAAAGCTGCACTGAGCCCTGTCCCTTACAACAGGATCACAATGAGATGTCAGTGTTCTCATCACCAATGGAGCCAACAGCCTTGCCGCTCCTTAAGTTGTTCCTAGTATAACTATATCTTTTGCTTCCACTATATATAAGTAccctttatattacattacataattggcatttagcagacgctcttatccacagcaacctCCATCGGttacaatttcttttttctttttttttttttgatatttactgaggcagttgtgggttaagtgccttgcccaagggtacagcagcagtgtcccagtggggacCTGAagtggcaaccttttggttacgagtcccACTCCTTAATCGCTATGCTACACTCCCACCCCTTTATGTAATCTCTCTGCGTGTGTTCTTACCTGATCACACCGCGGTATACCATGTTCGACGCTCCAGGTGTCAAAGGCAGCAGCGGACTTGATGGCGTACTGTGATGCCCATGCCTGTGAGGACCCTCTCATCACCCCCGTGCCCACCTCCGAAAACCCGTTCAGGGAGAAGAAATTCTTCTGCGCTCTCCTCTGAGTGAGACGGTGTGAGAGACACATGCTGAATACCAACAGCACCAAATAATAACGGTTTTACATGAATACACTctacacacaatacacagcaACATACTATAAGGGGAGTTTCCATGTATatttctttgggaaaaaaaaggctttagCTATTAGtacatgttttaaacaaatggCCCACCCTTGTGTACAATAAATCATAACTGGGttttctgtcctgtgttttcacatacagtatgattTATAATGTATGTGaactgtacaagttttaaaaaatgaagaaaatagtTAATGGACAGTGGCCTTTATTGGCCACTGTTAATATTCGGTCAAAActggattttttccccccaaacacaAATTGACATTAGCATAGACATGCCACTCTAAAGCTGGGTAAACACGAA comes from Megalops cyprinoides isolate fMegCyp1 chromosome 3, fMegCyp1.pri, whole genome shotgun sequence and encodes:
- the gng3 gene encoding guanine nucleotide-binding protein G(I)/G(S)/G(O) subunit gamma-3, with amino-acid sequence MKGDTPVNSTMSVGQARKLVEQLKIEASMCRIKVSKAAADLMAYCDAHACEDPLITPVPTSENPFREKKFFCALL